A stretch of Ischnura elegans chromosome 4, ioIscEleg1.1, whole genome shotgun sequence DNA encodes these proteins:
- the LOC124157567 gene encoding calmodulin isoform X2: MADQLTEEQIAEFKEAFSLFDKDGDGTITTKELGTVMRSLGQNPTEAELQDMINEVDADGNGTIDFPEFLTMMARKMKDTDSEEEIREAFRVFDKDGNGFISAAELRHVMTNLGEKLTDEEVDEMIREADIDGDGQVNYEEFVTMMTSK, translated from the exons ATG GCTGACCAATTGACTGAGGAGCAGATTGCAGAATTCAAGGAGGCATTCTCTTTGTTCGACAAAGATGGAGATGGTACGATCACAACCAAGGAGTTGGGAACAGTAATGAGGTCACTTGGACAAAACCCCACAGAAGCGGAACTGCAGGATATGATCAATGAGGTGGATGCCGATG GTAATGGCACAATTGACTTTCCTGAATTTCTTACAATGATGGCGAGGAAGATGAAAGACACAGACAGTGAGGAAGAGATTCGGGAGGCGTTCAGGGTGTTTGATAAAGATGGAAATGGATTTATTAGTGCAGCTGAGTTGAGGCATGTTATGACCAACCTTGGTGAGAAGTTGACAGACGAAGAAGTAGATGAGATGATTCGTGAGGCAGATATTGATGGTGATGGTCAAGTCAACTACGAAG
- the LOC124157567 gene encoding calmodulin isoform X1 translates to MLIVTGNVRTGIQQWADQLTEEQIAEFKEAFSLFDKDGDGTITTKELGTVMRSLGQNPTEAELQDMINEVDADGNGTIDFPEFLTMMARKMKDTDSEEEIREAFRVFDKDGNGFISAAELRHVMTNLGEKLTDEEVDEMIREADIDGDGQVNYEEFVTMMTSK, encoded by the exons ATGCTCATAGTAACCGGTAACGTAAGGACAGGAATCCAGCAGTGG GCTGACCAATTGACTGAGGAGCAGATTGCAGAATTCAAGGAGGCATTCTCTTTGTTCGACAAAGATGGAGATGGTACGATCACAACCAAGGAGTTGGGAACAGTAATGAGGTCACTTGGACAAAACCCCACAGAAGCGGAACTGCAGGATATGATCAATGAGGTGGATGCCGATG GTAATGGCACAATTGACTTTCCTGAATTTCTTACAATGATGGCGAGGAAGATGAAAGACACAGACAGTGAGGAAGAGATTCGGGAGGCGTTCAGGGTGTTTGATAAAGATGGAAATGGATTTATTAGTGCAGCTGAGTTGAGGCATGTTATGACCAACCTTGGTGAGAAGTTGACAGACGAAGAAGTAGATGAGATGATTCGTGAGGCAGATATTGATGGTGATGGTCAAGTCAACTACGAAG